DNA sequence from the Centropristis striata isolate RG_2023a ecotype Rhode Island chromosome 17, C.striata_1.0, whole genome shotgun sequence genome:
ctggacatAATGAGgacaagtgtgtgtctgtgtgtgtgttaatcaaCACGCTGTATGCTCAGCTGGGACTGCATGAGAGGCGTTCATGGTCAAagtgttccagcagcctgcagcagctggtatcttctcacctgcacacagatcaTATCGGCTCATCTGAGGCCAAACTAGAACACGTCATCCCAAACAGGATCCTTGGAGTCTGGAGAGGATATAAGGCGGGCTGACTGGACCTCTGCACCTTTGTGAAGACGTGTGAACTGAACAATGAGGgctgttggtttgctgctgctgctgctggctctgtgtgGGTCAGGAGCTCAGGGAGAGCTTAAGGAGACGGAGACCACAAAGACAACCACACCTGACATCTGGGCGGAGGTGAGGGCTCTGAGAgacatggtggtggagctcaAGGTGGAGCTGAGGAACGTTCAGGCCGCAGTGACGGACAGTGAGAGCCAGGTGGAGGAACTGAAAGCTGAGCTGATGGTCACCAACGTGTacgtggagctgctgcagagagagaactcAGGTACACACTGATTACTCTCCATGttgtctttaaccctctgaggcACAACATGGTCTACAGTGAcccacagagtttttatgttccatatctttgcaataaattattttcatcattcactattccaggttttcctcaattagtttgttttgatcgtcatacatcctaattttatgttttcctttcttcattttttaataaaatccctttttgtgtcactactcttctaatgcacaacatgggtcaaaattacccatatccattcttttagccaagtagcttgctaagctaactacttagctaacttcttggctgagtagttagcaaagtagcttgctaagctaactatttagctaacttcttggctgaggagttagcaaagtagcttgctaagctaactaataggctaacttcttggctgagtagttagaaaagtagcttgctaagctaactacttagctaacttcttggctgagtagttagcaaagtagcttgctaagctaactatttagctaacttcttggctgagtGGTTAgaaaagtagcttgctaagctaactacttagctaacttcctGGCTAAGTattataatgaatgaatgtgggtcatttttgcacGTTACACAACGCacgttgtgtattagaaggggggtcaatatgtgcatcaaagggttaagttgtCATGGATATTTACAACCGTTTTCAGTGTAATTATTTGTTTAGTTTAGATAAAATGAGGGTCAAACTAGTGTAAATAATGtattgtgcatgttaacagcgtgctgctctgtaattcactgtcattgcatcaactccagagctgcagaccagactgagcagcagtgagtccaggatcgagactctggagagagaaaatacaggtgatgaagtgtgtcagtgcacTGAAATCTATATGAAGATGGACATGGATATATCTATGTTACACTGTTGTCATGTAataattcacaaacaaaatcaaacttctctttttcagtccaagctgcagacctgaaGTCTCtggaaactcgactgactgccaccgagagtaAAACAAGTCacctagaaacagagaacgcaggtatttcactgacaaacatcatgtttttttgttgttgttttaactaCAATATTTAAAGCTGTTAAAGGTTTCATATACAttaaagttgggacgctgtagaaaagaaaaaaaacagaaagaaatttagagaaacaaaagtttatcagtttgaacattttctgtctttttttctttattgaatatatttcaCAAAGGATCAGTAAATGAtcgctctgttttattttagacAATGCCACAACTTTTGTTGTGTCAtggatatttacagcagttttcagtgtgtttctgaggtaaaatgagggtcaaactgctgtaaataatgtgttgtgcatgttaacagcgtgctgctctgtaattcactgtcattgcatcaactccagagctgcagaccagactgagcagcagcgAGGATGAAATTCTCATCAGCAAGTCCAGGATCGacacgctggagagagaaaatacaggtgatggttgtacacactcacacacacacacacacacacacatacacacacacactatatatatatatatatatatatatatatatatatatatatatatatatatatatatatatatatatagtccagGTGAAGTTTAATGACTGACACTGACTTTGTTCTGTTCTCAGAGAGGAAGGTGGCCTTTTACACAGCTCTGACTGATTCAGGAACTGTTGGACCGTTCAACACAGACATcacactgaaatacagcaaagtcttcACCAACATCGGCGATGCTTACAGTCCATCTAcaggtaatttactgcagctcacatcaacatgtttactcatgttaatctacatttgttacagtttttcattttctgctctgtaggTTTCTTCACAGCTCCAGTCAGAGGGGTCTACTACTTCCAGTTCACTCTGAGTGGTCAACAAACAGGTACCATGGGTGTAAAGGTGTACAAGAACAACCAGAGGATCATGTGGAATGTAGAGTATAAGGAAGAGGCAGGTGTTGAATATGTgactaactctgttgtcttggagctgatggcaggagatgAAATCCACCTGGTTCTCCCAACAAGCGCTTCTCTCTATGACGATACAAACAACCACAACACCTTCAgtggctccctcctcttcacactgtgaggatccttcagctgctgtctgactccttattggatacactgtgatttactgcatgtaccaaataatgagattctaaatctgacttctctgttgtgtcatcacatgaaagcaacattgaaataaatctatgaagcattcagaaaacaatgtttaatcccTCTTGTCCACTTGATTGTCCACTTTGTTCTCCCTGAcagttcctctcctccttctctgacTCCCTCTACCTCTTCTCTGTCTTCAGACACAAGAGGGGAACCCCACACACCAGctttacaaatataacatttcatatctgaaatataggcattattgttattttagccTCAGTCAACTCTTTGCCCAATAAGGCTGATGAACTGGAGATATTGGTGAAGACTCAGAAAGAATACAGTGAGTGTagtctcttgtgttttatggaaacatgtttttggacggtgagaacccacgctgacacggggagaacatgcaaactccacacagaagagctgcaggagggAGTCGAACCTGCAACCCTCTTGATGTGAGGCAAATAATGCTAATAATACAatagataatatatataaaatctatataatcctgcagctctatggaatcatcCCAAGCATGGTAGGAAGTGGTAACaactaaaaaatgtctttttagcagaataacacagttataatgttaaacatcattaaaaaaaataaaaaacgcaagttggatgaatataataaaacaaattggGTCTCCATATGGTATACAAATTGAAcgattttcatttttacagcctctatTTAGAACCTAAACAGAGAGCAAATATCTCCAAGAAAGTCAAACAAATTTAAACAACGTGCATGTGCAGAAAGTTCTCTGGTTAGATACTCATCCACCTTAAGACATTAGTCACATATAAAAATGGTTGCATAAGGTTTCTGATCTGCTGTGTCTGACTCCAACACTGACACACAAGACAGGTTTAGCAACAAGTAACCAACCAACTGTGTAGTGATGTCATGCTGAAATGCATTTAAGGTCAAAAGAAAGTGTTCAAGTACATAATCTATATGCCCCATTAGGTTTCCTGAATTACAGCTTGAAAGGCCAAACTGGTTAGACCACGAATGTGACTCAAaacaataatcaaaacaaacttTCCTTCATTTGTGGTCGGGTTGCCAAACCTgttctgttgctgtttgttCAAGGGATTCTGAGCTGCTGTTCAGCAGACCGCAAAACATCATAAACCAGACAAGCAGTGCATCTGCAGTGTTATCTTTATAATcttttgtatcttgtttttaaaagagTTTAAAGAGAGAGCTATTTTGTGAGACCAAATGTGTCAGtcaatcaatatttaaattGTTGTGTGACATTGAAAAGAAAGATGACACCAACATCTGAGAAAATCTATTCAACTCATGAGAAGAAAAATGATTAATATCGGAATCCAAAATTTTCAGTAAAATCAAAAAAATTTGTTCATGAGAGTTTTAGTCACACTAATGAAGAGTCTTTTATTCagttcatacaaaaataaactaatgtaaagtacatttactcaagtactgtacttaagtacaattttgatgtactttacttgaaaatttccatttaatgtaactttatacttttgaggcaaatattgcactttttactccactacattaatttttagttactttcaggtcaagatttaacataaaaaacatgatcaatttaaattaaacctcataacggtatgttaagtagttaaacaatgaatcaatacaaataattgtataatatatttagtatatataGAAAACAATCCTCCTCCAAGAATCTCCACCTTATCATGGTGGAGGGCTTGTGTGCTCCAGtgaccctgggagctgtgttgttgGGAGCAGTAGCTCCTGGTCTCCCAAGGTAAAGTGGTCCCatgggaggggccagactaagagacATTCAGAGACCCTTATGAAGCGGGACCAGGAACATCAGagtacctcgcccggcacgggtcaactggggccccctcctggagccagacccgggaggggacCACGCAGGCAAGAGAGGTaattgccccctctgggtggagagaggtactgccccctctgggtggagagaggtactgcctcaagagaaggagttccagtatctgggggtcttgttcagcagtgagggtagaacggagcgtgagatggacaggcggtttggtgcggcgtcagcagtgatgtggtcgtt
Encoded proteins:
- the LOC131990110 gene encoding complement C1q-like protein 2, encoding MRAVGLLLLLLALCGSGAQGELKETETTKTTTPDIWAEVRALRDMVVELKVELRNVQAAVTDSESQVEELKAELMVTNVYTRLSSSESRIETLERENTERKVAFYTALTDSGTVGPFNTDITLKYSKVFTNIGDAYSPSTGFFTAPVRGVYYFQFTLSGQQTGTMGVKVYKNNQRIMWNVEYKEEAGVEYVTNSVVLELMAGDEIHLVLPTSASLYDDTNNHNTFSGSLLFTL